Part of the Lolium rigidum isolate FL_2022 chromosome 6, APGP_CSIRO_Lrig_0.1, whole genome shotgun sequence genome, CTGCGCGCGTGGATCTCCCGCGCCTTCGCTCTCTCTCTCACTCATTTTTTCCGATGATTTTATTTGAAAAGCAATGAATGCCGGTGTAGTTCTCACTTTATCTATCTATGGAATTTCACATGGGCTCTGAACTCACACTCGCAAATGCTACAAGTAGTGGTTGACATGGCAGAAACGGGCTCTAAACCTATTCCCGAACCGCCACATCCATCGATCTGCCGCCGCCGTAGGGATACCTCTGGCGAGCAATTCTCCCACCTAGACCGCATCCAGTGCTCCACCATGTCTCACCACGGAGGTTTCGGACAAGGGGTGGCCGGATTAGAGTTGGCGGTGCCTCGCCGCGGCACCCCTGCCGAGGAGCACACGAAATACATTCGGTCGAAGGGCACGGATAAGCTCGCATCAAAGAAGTGGACCAATCGCAGCCTAATCCTGCCTTTGTCGCTTCATACGTGCATGTACGCTAGGGAAGCGGGGTTGTTTGACTCCACGCACCATTGCTATCGCTCCCCCACCCCCTCCGACGATGATTGGGGCACGGAGATCGGAGAGGAGCCGGCGCTACCGCCGGTCAAGATCTTCGAGGATGTGGACTTCGTCGACAACAACAGGGCGAGGCGGCATCTGTTGAGAAGCTCCGCGCACCTTGCAGTGGGAGGCCTCCCAAGAACGGCAACGCGAGGAAGACATGTGTTGGGCCGTCCACCAGGTGCGCTCCTCCAAGGAGTTCCAGTGGGAGGCCACCGTCCGCCGCGTGAAAACGAAGGGCGTCAAGCTCGAGTAGGAGGAGCTCACCATCCGCTACCGCGCTGCCCCGTTGAGGTATCCTAGggccaaattttgataaatctaggGTTGCAATAGGCTAGATTAGGTATTTATCTTGCGTCTCTATGATGTATCCATTGTTAGAGTTGTACAGTCCCTATTCTTGTATTCCCAGTGTATGAGAGGCTTACCTGCATattgtcacacatgtacatgtactgacctatggccctctgtgaatactagttgctccattctcaacatggtatcagagctcctggtttagctctttgcacgttgcaactccgtgctcgatccGCACCACCGCTGATGATTTTTCCGGCCGCTGCTCCACCCTCTTCTCTCCCGTTCTTGTCGGGATCGATTTTCTGTAGCCTTTTTCGTTGTTTTGGAGCCCGATCTGGAGCTCCCGCTGCCTCGATCTGTTGCCTCCGGCCGTCACTGTCGCCGGCCGGCCGTCTTCAGGCCCGTCCCGGCCTCGGCCGTCTTCTCCTCTTTGTTCACACATCTTCTCGTGGTTGGACTCTCCTTCTTCTTTAtgtcgatgacatgatcatcacaggtgacaaccctgagtacattgcctttgtcaaggcccgtcttcGTGATCAGCTTCTCATGACTGATattggtcctctccgctacttACTTGGGCTTAAGGTTTCCTCTACCTCCGATTgcttctatatctcccaggagaaatatattcaggaccttctcactcgtgccgctcttggtgatgagcgcagtgtcgagactcctatggagctcaatgttCGCCTCCGtgccactgatggtgatcctcttccaaaCCCGACCcgctatcgtcacttggttgggagcCTTGTCTACCTTGCTGACACCCATCCTGACATCTCCTACCCAgtccatattctgagtcagttcatggctgctcccactagtatccactatagtcatctccttcgtgtcctccgctatcttcgtggcactatcttccgtcggcttttctttcctcgctccagctccttacagctccagacctactcagatgctaccTGGGCTAGCGATCCAGAGGATCGCAAGTCTCTTCTCGCCTcttgtgtctttcttggtggctctctcattgcttggaagaccaagaagcaggttACAGTCTCtcattcgagtgttgaggctgagttgcgagcgatggctctcttgacggctgaggtgacttggttacactGGTTACTTGCGGACTTTGGTGTTTCTGCTGACGCTCTGACTCCTCTCTTATCGGACAGTATTGGTGCCATCAAcattgcgcgtgatccggtgaagcacgagctcaccaaacacatcgGTGTTGATGTCTTCTATGTGCGTCATGATGTGCAGGATCAGGTTATGGCTCTTCATTATGTGTCTTCCGAGCTACAGCTTGCTGACTTCTTCACGAAGGCCCAGACTAGAGCACAACATggtttctttctctccaaactcagtgttgttgatccaccatgagtttgagggggggggggggggtgtgtgtgtgtgtgtgtgtgtgtgtgtgtgtgtgtgtgtgtgtgtgtgttagagttgtatagtcccTATTCTTGtattccccagtgtatgaggggcttacctgcacattgtcacacatgtacatatactggcctatggccctctgtgaatactagttgctccaTTCTCAACATCCATGAACTCAATCACTATCAATGTTACGATGAACCGCTTGATTACTTCTCAATTTTCCTGCGAACATAGTTTTTCGAATTATTCATCTTCGAGTACGGGCACTGATATGCGCAACGAGTTCTTGAACCTACAAATGTATTTTCGTTGGCCTGTACTCACGTTTTTTTGCAAGCTGCTATTTACAGTATCCGCTAAAGTTGCTCTAAACCAAGTACTTCCAAGTCTGCAGATTCTAGTTCCTCAACACTAATCAATGAGTAAAGATCGGAGAAAAGTAAAGTAGTGAGGTGATTTCCTGTCTATCATATAACTGAACTTCTGAGCCTGGATATCATATAACTGCACTTCTGAATATGTACTTTATATAACTGAACTTCTGAATCTGCATATCATATATTATGTATCTAAACTTCGGAATAATTGAAGTAGTTCTACAGATATAGTTCAAGCAACTTCAATACCACTTGCAGTTCCCACTCTGTAGTGAAGCCCATGTATTCCCTGAATAAAATCTCGAGTGAGATGTCAAACTGAGATGGTTAATTCTATAATAAAAAATCACACACATTCCGACAATGGAATTAGAGTTAACATTCGGCAACATTGAAAAATATCTCACCAGATGCTTAAAAGGACCCCTTCTAAAGTCTGAGGTCCTCGAGCAACTCATCAAGCTCCACCTCATCAGCCGGATCGAGATCAATGCCTCCTATCCCCATAGCAATCTCATCAATGTCGACCACGCCGTCATCAGGATTGCTCCCTGCCTGATGCATCTTATCACCCCCACCCTTCTCGTAGATCTTCTTGACGAGCACCGCGTCCGGCAAGCAATGGCTCTGCCCGTAGTTCTCGATGTCCTGGCCGTTGGCATTGGCGCCGCGTAGGTCGTAGCCAAGAGCGCGGTCGCCGGGGCCCAAGAGGTGGCCGAGGTGCGTCctcacggtgacgatggcgtcgttcCTACCCAGCTCCGATGCCCGGGCCACCTGCGCGTACGCCGTCTGGTACCCGAACTTCGCGGCCGTGGCGTCGCCAGCGGCCGGCGAGGGATCCACGTCCAGCACGACGTACTCCACGAGCTGCCGGCTGTTGAGCACGGGCTCGAACCTGTGACGGTCGTACTCCTTCATGCCGAGGTGCACGACGCGGTGGGTGGAGGCGTCGAGCAGGGCCAGCGTGTCGGTGACCTTCACGCAGAGCACGAGCGGCCCAAGCCCGCCGAGCGAGCGTGAGGCATCCCTTGGGAGAAACACGAGGTCGTCGCGGCACACAGGGCAGAGCTCCACGGAGAAGGCGTGTTTATAGCGGTACGAGTTGCTCTTGGTGTCGTGCGACACGAGCTGCTTCGCCGTGTCCGTGCGCGCCGGCGCGAGCGAGGTGATCAGGGCAACGAGGCCGGCGGCGCGGGACCGGGACGCGAAGAAGAAGTCGAGACCTCCAGCGGTAGGCTCGACGCGGATTGCCGAGTCGGCGGCACCGAGGCTGGCCAGACGCTGCTCGAGGTGGAGCAGCGTGCGGCGGTGCGACGCGCGCTGCCGCAGCTGCACGACGGCGCACCACTGGTCCGGGTCGGCCCTGGCCCGCCCGCAGGCGTCGCAGAGGCGGTCATGGACAGCAAACTCGACGGCGTGGTCCTGCTCCAGCGCGACGCCGCGGAGTACctcgcggcggaggcggaggcgcagtTTCAAGCGCTTGGAGTGCGGCTCGGTGAAGACGAACTCGGCGGCGGTGAGGGAGAGGCCGAGGCGCGGGAGCGGGCGCTGGACGCGGCGGAGGAGCAGTTGCATGAGCTCGGGCGACTCCGGCGCGGCGCGCGTCCAGCGCCGCGGGGGCTCCAGATAGGAGGAGCACGAGGGGCAGTACACCACGGCGGCGTGGCGCGGCGCCCCCTCCGTGACGTCGACGCGCGCGCGGAGGCAGCGCGCGCAGGTGTTGGCTGCATTGGGCGGCATCGGGACGCCGCACGCGCAGCATAGCGTCGTGCACGCGCCGGCGGCGGGATGCGACGGAGGAGGGAGGAACAGCGTGTCTCCGGACGGCAGACGCGGCGACGCCATTGCGATCGGAGGCGATTGCGGCGGCGTGACGACCAGATCGATGGCGGCAAGTGTGTGTCTACGGTTTTATTGGTGTGGGGTATACGACttgattagggttaggatttGTCAAATTTGGAACTGTGGATCCTTTAGGCCCATGATATTACATTGACAAATTGCGGTGTTGATGCTTTAGGCCCGTTACGCTCCCGAGTAGTTTCCCAAAATTCAAAAACAATATTTGTGTGTCTCTAAAATACTGAAAATTTTACTGACTACATATACATCTCTAGTATCTAGGTCAATGTTTCGTCTTAAAAAACCTTGTATTTTATACTCCTTCCGTTTCTttttataatgcctatagatttttaacatttgtttcagaatataaggttttagcTTGATTTTTTCCAATCACCCCTTATACCGGTCAGCTCCgacacgacatgcatgaaaaaaattcATACAAAATGGAaataattaattgagattcctaatacaCGACCCAACGAtttcttagatttaggaagcattatttttctttccttaatagtagaacctggcacatatatggagagttaaccagaaatttgtgggatttgttatgttaatttaggaagttatcgatttcccttattttactctgatctcaaatcgttaagcTGGGGGTCTTATGTAaagaatactcttgcgctaattttaaTGCCAGAATACTAtatgcactatagaatggaacggagggagcatACTACACAAAAGGACAAATTTCTTGTTAAAAAGAGTTTATTTTACAACCACATTTTTCCCTATAGTCCATAATAGAACTTTTTTTACAATTTTCAAGAAACATAGAGACCGTGTGTAGTTATTTACATAGAAATCTTTTATCCTTTTTGAAACTCCAAAATACCACCTTTTATTTTATTGTTATAAACAGAGCTCAAGTGAGCTCTAACAACTATGCCAAGATCAATTTTTTAGGTTGAGAAAGACGTTTTCTTGTTTGACGCTCGAGATCCAATGCCTAGGCACTCGTCTATTCTAGGATGGCCCTGCCTAGCCCTTTTCTATAAGACCGGTCTTTTGATTGAACTAGCTAGTGCATGTAATTTCACATGCTATTAGACCTACCATGTCCTAGGTTCATATCCCAGCCAACGTACTATTTAAACTAAATATTCGCCGCCTCCCTAAAAAAATCTAAAGATACACGTCCATGGTCCGTGCAAGATCTAAAACGAAAAGGCCCATCGGCCTAGACGTGAGGGGAGGTATTGAATATAATTGTCTATCCCTCTTCTAtaagatcggtcttttggttgaacTAACTAGTGCATGCAATTTTACAATTTTACAGAGTTCTTTTTTATCTTGTATATCTTTTCTTTCTTTGTTCTGTTTATTTCATTTTATTTATCTTTTGTAGCAGGATGATAGTTTTTTCTTCACAATTATGTAAAATAATCCCTTTTATTTTCCAtcttttttactttattttttcatttttatatttTGGTTCACATTTTTTTCCACCTTTTAGGTATCGTGAAAAGTGATACCTGTGAAGATCGTGCATTTCAGTCAAATTCGGATAATTCTTTCTTATACTTCATTTTCTTTCAAAGTCATACAAACTTTTTGTTTCTGTAATttgaataaaaaaattaaattttgcgCAAATTACCTTGTATTGCAAGAACATCTGGTCTCTCCTTTTCAACGTGGCTGCCTACCACAAGCATGACAACGTCGagcatgacacttatatggtgttaTGCTATAGAGCATGAAGCACTGAACCATGGAGTTATACTCATGAGACACTAGGACACAAAGTAATAAAAAAATTGATACATATTTTTTGAGATAAAAATATTTTTTGCTAAATTTCCGAGAAAAGTGGGCTCGTTTTGCCTAAATTCATACTTCGGTACCATGAGCTCCCCAGAGACACGTCATTTTCTGGAGGGCATACTAGTTAGTGTTTGTGTGGTGACGAGTGGACTAAGTTGTCTAGCAACGGTCTATGTTTTTCCTAGCACTAGTAATCACATCGGTGGTGGCTTACCAGCACGAAGAGACCCGATGCATTCTTAATTAGTTACTAGGAAGTGtagcgcggcgcacgccgcgcctgTGGTGTCGATCATGTAGAATGTTTAGTTAATATTTAGTTCTTATGAGCTATCTTTTTGTAGTTTATGGTGGCCGTTTGGCCTACACGTGCATATGATTAATTTTGCAAAATCAACTTGCATGGCGGATTTCTTTTTCGTATTTGTTGTTGTCTAATAGTTACCGTTGAAAAATTAGTCGTCTTTGCAAAATTACTATCAAATAATTGCCATAGAGAAATTACTATTGAGGCTAAAGATTTGTGACGAATAATTACCGGTGCGCTGATGAAGGATTAATGTGGAACAATCACTGTCGGCGGTGGTAGATCTATGTCGAAAAATTATTAGGGAAGAAGTTGGCAAATGAGTGTCAATGTTACAACAGAATATTATGTCGGGAAAATATTTGGAATAACTACTATCAAAGAAGAGAAAAATAACAATGTGAGGAAACTAATGGTAGCAAACTACGCATGGAAGTTATCTCGAAAACTTATGGCCAAAGAATAGGAAAAATATTCTTGGCGTATTACAGTTACCATTGACGAACTACTTTCGGATAACTACTGTGAAAAAATTGCGGTCAGAAAAGTGTGGAAAATCACTATCGAATAATTGGAAAAAAAACAACTTCGAAAAAAAGTCGGGGCTAGAGGTTAAGTACCGCCGGGCCGATATGTTATGTCAAAAGGTTGACGCGGTCACTCACCGGAAGAAAATAATTATGTCACAGATTGAAAAAATAATTATAATAAAATGAAAATTATGTTATTTAACATCAAAAGAAATATCAGGCAAGTGCCACAAAAAATAATATAGTTGTATTGTATACTGATATAAATTATAGCAGCATGTTGTACTGGTCATCGCGGTATTGTTCATGATACAATTACTATAGTTGTTGGTACTATTCATCACGCTTACTGTTCATATGCAACACTGAACAGTGAATTGTAGGGCTCACAGGCTAGCAAAGACGCTCAGCTTCATATGCAACACTGAACTGACAGTGAATTGGAGGGCTCACATGATAACAAAGAGGCTTATGGTATTGGTTTTTCTAGTGTGCATGTAGCAATTTTCATATGGTACTATTCATGTGCATCAACAGTAACCAAGTGAATGAGGTTGAAGCAAAAATTATGCGTGCATTCTTAGTTGTTGCAGATGATGGAGGTAATAATTTTTTCATCTATATAACTTACTTTTCCAAGACAATAGCCTCTAGGTCTGTGCATCCTGAGATGTACATACATTATAGTTTTACAGCCTATTTTGATATTTTTGACACCATTTTACCCATTTGAACTGTTAGGCAAATATAGTTACTTGAATTACCAGGGAGCCAAAGACCACAAGATATAATGACTTGAGAAAGAAGGATAGTTTACTCATTATTACCAACGCCCCCTCCCCCAAGGAAACACTACAAAAAAGGATAAACCGAAATCCCATGAAGAGTCTTTAAAACATCATGTCAAGTCAAGGCACTGttatacacatgatttttttctCAGACGAGATTTCTGAAATCTCGCCGAAAACTGGAATTCTCGCTCCCCTATGAGAAACAGTGCTACCTGACAAAAGAGTTCCGTCAAATTTAAACTTGAACTTGAGAAAGAATGTTAAAATAGCACTGTTAAAAGATTTGGTTGTTGTGGTGGTAAGTCCGCTCCTGGTAGGACTCCGCGATCACAGGTTCAAGTTCTAAATAAAGTGTGATAATTTATTACAACTTAAATAAATATTGAAGATAATTCAACAAATTCAACATAGCATTACCCCCAACCATTATATTGTACAAGAGGATGCATCCACTTGTATAGTATATCATGCATGACATAGCACACAGATAATTTATTACAATTTAAACAAATGTTAGACATAATTCAACAAGTTAACATAACACACAAATAattaaggtttatcaaaccacacAAATTTAAAAGTTTAAATCCCAATggcaaacaaataaacaaactagTCGCCTTTGAGAGTCCACaaatgctccaccagatcatcttgcagttgGTGATGAGTGTTGAAGTCTCGGACTTCTTGACGCCTGGCGAGAAAAGCGGCAAATGCGAGAGGCACATTGTGATCAACATCTGCAAAAGGACCGGTATGATTCAGTGTCAAACATTGGAAATTCCCTCTcctctcgatgatcatgttgtgcagtatGACACAACATATCATGACCTCCCACATCTGCTTCTTGGACCATGTAAGAGCAGGGTATCAGATAATGTCAAAGCGatgttgaagcacaccaaatgccctctCCACATCCTTTCTGGCAGCCTCCTACATGATTTCGAGATTatcttcacaaatgttgaccaTCTTGGATAGA contains:
- the LOC124662294 gene encoding 60S ribosomal export protein NMD3-like, producing the protein MASPRLPSGDTLFLPPPSHPAAGACTTLCCACGVPMPPNAANTCARCLRARVDVTEGAPRHAAVVYCPSCSSYLEPPRRWTRAAPESPELMQLLLRRVQRPLPRLGLSLTAAEFVFTEPHSKRLKLRLRLRREVLRGVALEQDHAVEFAVHDRLCDACGRARADPDQWCAVVQLRQRASHRRTLLHLEQRLASLGAADSAIRVEPTAGGLDFFFASRSRAAGLVALITSLAPARTDTAKQLVSHDTKSNSYRYKHAFSVELCPVCRDDLVFLPRDASRSLGGLGPLVLCVKVTDTLALLDASTHRVVHLGMKEYDRHRFEPVLNSRQLVEYVVLDVDPSPAAGDATAAKFGYQTAYAQVARASELGRNDAIVTVRTHLGHLLGPGDRALGYDLRGANANGQDIENYGQSHCLPDAVLVKKIYEKGGGDKMHQAGSNPDDGVVDIDEIAMGIGGIDLDPADEVELDELLEDLRL